The genomic window caggggttactcctggctctgtgctcagaaattgctctcctggcttaggggaccatatagaattccaggggattgaaccgtggtccgtcctgggtcagccctactgctgccaccactgctctggccccaaggatgattttctggtttcatctttATCCTATATACCtcttcatttgaaatattttgtttgaaaTATATCATAACCCCTGCTCTTCTCCCATAACTTGTAATGTGGCTAGTAGGTGTTTTAAGTCACAGTGAAATTGCTGGAGTGCTCTATATTCTGTAAAATATTGAAATTCAGAGGTTCAGCAAAAACCAAAGATCAAGGATAGAAAATACATTAGATAAAGACAGTAGGATTTGACAGGTGGAGAAAATTTATAGgagcttttagtttttttgtctttatatcCAATCTATTCTCACTGTCCTTGGCAATACACtattaaaatcttatttatgggtcggagcaatagcacagcggtagggtgtttgctttgcttgcatctgacccatgacagacctgggtttattctctggcattccatatggtcccccaaacctgccaggagtgatttctgagcgcagagccaggagtaacccctgagcaccactggtgctcaaaacaaaacaataaaacatcttATTTTTACTAGATCACTTAGTTATGGTGTCCTTATTCCTAATTACTGCAGTATGTTTTTTGTCTTCAAGagtgtttttccttttcctgaaATGTACTATCTGGAATTGTTcctcacatatatatttttcttcccccTTTGTTGCAGTGAGAGGGGAAATTGGGGGAGGTGGTGCCAGATGTTTCAGTGCCTGAATAGGATGGCAAGGAGAGAAACCCCTCCCACTGATTGATTGTCCCATGGCTGGTGAATACTGGGGCAGAAGGAGAGTAACTTCCAACATTCTTCTGTTGAATCAAGTGTCAACTCAGTTTGTTGAACCTCTCTTTTGATTAGGCTAAATTACATCTTTGTTCATCTTAGTAGCAACAGTTAAGAACGTGTAGGGGTGGACTGTAGAGATATATCGGACAGAGGATAAAGTGCTTGTCAAGCATTTGGTCAAAAGCCTGTGTCCCCCCCCCATTGGTCCCCTTAGCTCCACCAAGAGGATTCCCATCATTGCAGGGCATGGCCCTGAACAAAGGTTTTCCTGGTTTCCTAGACATTCCTAATTCTTGTTTGACTGGTCCTCCCATTATGTAAATAGCACTATTAGTACTGTTAATTAAAAagtgctttatttaaatacttggCAAGGTGTGTTTTAAATGGATACCACCTTTGAgaaacattgtatatatgtaataatggtaattttttcctagaaaaatcTGTcccaaataggaaagaaaatgaaaaatagtggTCATCTAGcaatttcatgatagttgttgcaGGCAAAGAGTCAGTATTCATTCATACAGAACTTTAAAAATGATACTAGTGCTGTGGGGAATGAATGATTAGTACTGAAGAGTTGGGATTTAGCAGTGGTTTGCATCAACacattgtctttttgtttttgtttttgtttttttgggccacatccctttgatgctcaggggttaatcgcccctggcttagggggaccatatgggactccggagatCGACTAGccgactagcgcttgcaaggcagacactttacctctagcgctaccttcccggccccacattgtctttttttttttaggagtatCTTTAATTTCCACTAGCAGACTCTCCAACCCACCAAGATAGTGGAGGGTTTCCAACTCAGAAGCATAGGAATCCAGTTTCAAATCTAATTAATAGTCTTATGCTTTTTATTGAAGGATTTTATGATAAAGACAGTTCAGGGTGGAGCTCCAGTAAAGATAAGGATGCATACAGCAGTTTTGGATCTCGTGGTGATTCCAGGGGGAAGTCAAGCTTCTTCAGTGATCGAGGAAGTGGATCACGGGGAAGGTAAGTGATTACCTGTACATACAATATAAATTTAGGAATAGCCTTTAATTTGATAAGTCCTATCTTGTTAGTCAGCTTGATAATGGTGTACTGTGTACTTGGATGTATCACATTCTGTTTAATCAATCCTTGTGTTTTCTTACCTGTAAGGTCTTTATTGAATTGAACTGGTGATAAGGAAGTAGAGTAAGTAGAGTAGAACAACAACATGCCCTTTGGCATAATAAAACCAACTTTTGTATCTTCCTAGTTTCTATGTACTCTCTTAAAAGGAGTGAATTTATCTACGAATGCCCTAATTTGGGTGAGGTTTATGTGGTTCTATTCTCTGACAAAATTTTTAAGCACCTTATATTTCTGATTACACAAGAGTGGCTGGCACCTCTCATGCACCTCATAGCTGTGGTTAGTCCTGTGTGTCCAGATTTTTCGCAAACAGGCCTAAAACTAAAACATCTCAAACCAGGTAAGGATTATTTCTATTTATCATCCAGTCTGTCAGATAGGTAAATTATCCTTAAATGACTTCATAGTATAACTGGAACAATTTATGTTTGGTGTACTGTTACCTTTTTTCTACTACTAAATTTATCTGGatgaaaacttaataaaaatggaaataatgtgCTAATTTAAAAGATGGGAAACTTTAGTCTAATTTTGTCATGTATGAGTTCTGTGTAGGCCTTGTAGTTTTACAGAAATGACCTTGACCTTTGGTATCTGGTATCATTTCTATAACTTCGTATGATCTTGCTAGAGGGTCTTATTGGTCAAGAAAGCCTGGGCAACTTTGATAACCTTCATGTCTAAGAGAATTCCATTTCCTGTTAGGAGGGTAGTGGGGGCCTAATTGTGGTTCCAGAATCCAATTGTGATGAATTGCATGTACTTTTCAGATTTGATGATCGGGGAAGGAGTGATTACGATGGTGGCCGCGGTGACAGAAGTGGCTTTGGAAAATTTGAACGTGGTGGGAATAGTCGCTGGTGTGACAAATCTGATGAAGATGATTGGTCAAAACCACTCCCTCCAAGTGAACGCTTGGAACAGTAAGTTTTTGAAATGTGTAGTAATTTTGACTAGGCCTTATGAACCTCACATAACAAATACTACCAACTATTTTGATTCCAGGGAACTCTTTTCTGGAGGCAACACTGGGATTAACTTTGAGAAGTATGATGACATTCCAGTTGAGGCAACAGGAAATAACTGTCCTCCACACATTGAAAGTGTAAGTATTTTGTGTGACCTTTTCAGACAAGCAAAGTGTAAATGGTTTCACAGCATGTCAGAATGAAAACAGGTTTCCCTGAAAAGCAATAGGTAGAGTAGAtgtgctttatttaaacattcatGGTGATGCTGATGGTGGTGGTtcatgagccacacccagctgtgctcaggaagttaactcctggcaggcttgggagatcatatggaatgctggggatcgattcCAAGTCTGCCacgtgccctacccactgcagcactctggccctgaacaacttttaaaagttaaaaggaCTTTGTTGCATTATGGAAAGAAAGAGGCAGTTAAGGATAATACATGTGAACTAAAGTATATTTCAGGCTAGTAAGTAACTAGTTATTGTATCATAAAACAAAAGGACTCTATAGTGTTCTGAGCTATCTAACCCTGTTGCATTTCTTGACAGTTTAGTGATGTTGAGATGGGAGAGATTATTATGGGAAATATTGAGCTTACCCGTTACACTCGTCCAACTCCAGTGCAAAAACATGCTATTCCTATTATCAAAGAGAAGAGGGACTTGATGGCTTGTGCCCAAACAGGTAAGCTCACTTTGTGAGATATTTACTCATAATGAGCTGCTTTCTGAAAAAATAAGTACCAAAGAAAATATGTACTGTTTTTGAAATTGCACATAGGAACTTGATCCCCATGTTTAGCCTGTTCAGTTTGAACTTCAATTTAAAGATTCTGGGTGGTGTCTTTGTTCCTTTAAATTATCAGTCTAATACTCCCGTCTGTTGGCATTTATCAGAAAGTTCGTGCTTAATATATCTGGAAGAATAAGATTTGAGAATAGCTATCACCTATGAATGTGGCCAAGAATCAATCCTACAGGGTTCTTCCATGACTAAATTAGCTTCTTGATGTTTGGGGGAGGGTGTTGGGAAAGACCAAGAAAAAAAGGGCAGGAAAGCCTGAAATTCGAtccaagatttctttttctttctttctttctttctttctttctttctttctttctttctttctttctttctttctttctttctttctttctttctttctttctttctttctttctttctttctttcttccttccttccttccttccttccttccttccttccttccttccttccttccttccttccttccttccttccttccttccttccttccttccttccttccttccttccttccttctttctttctttttctttctctctctctctctctttctctctttctctctttctctctttctctctctctctctctctctttctttctttctttctttctttctttctttctttctttctttctttctctttctttcttttttctttctttctttctttctttctttctttcttcttctttctttctttcttttctttcttttctttcttttctttcttttctttcttttctttcttttctttcttttctttcttttctttctttcttttctttctgccagGAGTATAAACCctcagcatagctgggtgtggctctgaaACAAAATTAAGACATATtatctggcgtataagatgacccttcaacccctGAAAAACTTCctataaaagtcttaaaagtaacttcttaaaagtaagaggggaacggatcactcatccctgaagctggaataagtttaagcatgccgtataccggcatataaaatgactcccgacttttaggaagtttatCATGGTTCATCTTAAACACCAGAAAATACGGGTAGAAGGAAGTGTTAGAAATTGACATCACCTTTTGAGGCCAAATCTGTGTTTTGTTAGAGATATGGATTAAAGAAATGACTTCTtggtgtttttaattttaaattgttaaattttggaaattttatttggcataaaataaaactagaactTTAATAGTTAATCAAAGTAATGTTAGGCTTCTCTTTTTGTTAATGAATATACTTTCTTAATAGGATCTGGAAAAACTGCAGCTTTTCTCTTGCCTATTTTGAGTCAGATTTATGCAGATGGTCCAGGCGAGGCTGTGAGGGCCATGAAGGTAAATAGTTCTTCATATATAACATGGGAAATTATAGGACTTTGTAGGTTTAGTCATAAAGGCTTAGTTCTGTCTAATGAAAAGCAATTTTTCAGGTATAATCTGGATATTAAGGAGATTATGTTGTAATGAAAATTTAAAGAGGGTGTTAAgagtttaattaatatataaatcattGCTTAGGAAAATGGAAGGTACGGACGTCGCAAACAATTCCCCATTTCCTTGGTACTGGCACCAACTCGAGAATTGGCAGTACAGATCTATGAGGAAGCCAGAAAAGTAAGTATGCATTCAGTGTGAACGCTGTTATGGTGACAAATATGGCTTATGGCCTGAGTGATAAAATTTTTTATGGAGGGGTGTGCTGCACACCtggtgctcgggttattcctggctttgtgttcagaactTAATCCTGGGGCGaacggactatatgggatgcctggggattaaacctgggtgggctacatgcaaggtaaatgccctacctgctgtgctattgctctgtacTCCATGATAAAATTTCTTTACAGTTTTCATATCGATCAAGAGTTCGTCCTTGTGTGGTTTATGGTGGTGCTGATATTGGTCAGCAGATTCGAGACTTAGAACGTGGATGCCACTTGTTAGTAGCCACCCCAGGACGTCTGGTGGACATGATGGAGAGAGGAAAGATTGGATTAGACTTCTGCAAGTATGTTCATTTATTAATGTGTGGCATGcaacattcatttctttttacaaatattGGCAATTAGCGTGAGAGATAACTCAGGCAGCCTGAGCATACTTTGCATGAAGATTTGCTTATTGCTTTGTGTTCCTCATGTTGCTGGGTGCCACAAACGCCCAACCCCTGCCCAAAATATGACTTGACATTTGTCTGGTTTTCATTAGCAGTTATCAAAATTTAAGATCTGAGTGATGTATGTAGTGCAAAAAATGTATGtatgatgtatttttcttttcttttttttttttttggtttttgggtcacactgggcggtgctcaggggttagtcctgtgctcaggggttactcctggctgtctgctcagaaatagctcctggcaggcacgggggaccatatgggacaccgggattcgaaccaaacacctttggtcctggatcagctgcttgcaaggcaaacgccactgtgctatctctccgggccctgtatgatgtatttttcaaaaaatataatattatagttATTACAGTAGGACACATTTCCGATGCAGAGCCACATTCCCACAGCAGCAGAATCTTTACCACTTTATTAAGTCCCTTTGTTTTGTACTTAGATTCAACAACTTACACTAAAGGAATGTCTTCTCATGCTACATGTAATCATTTTTATAACAGATACTTGGTGTTGGATGAAGCTGATCGGATGTTGGATATGGGGTTTGAACCTCAGATACGCAGAATAGTTGAACAGGATACTATGCCACCAAAAGGAGTCCGTCACACCATGATGTTTAGTGCTACTTTCCCCAAGGAAATACAGGTATTTGATGCTGCAAATTTTATTTACTCAGGAATTTGTTTGCCTTGATAATAAAACCTTTTCTTACAGATGCTTGCTCGTGATTTCTTGGATGAATACATCTTTTTGGCTGTTGGAAGAGTTGGCTCTACCTCTGAGAACATTACGCAGAAAGTGGTTTGGGTGGAAGATGGAGACAAGCGGTCATTTCTTCTTGACCTTCTAAATGCAACAGGTAAAATGAATAGTTGTAGCATTTTTCTGGTGGCTTAGATATAGTAGGTATATTGAGTGGCCATTATTGCTTTTTCTCCCATTCAAAATAcccattagaaaaaatatatttcaggggCCACTGGtatgttagtacagtgggtagagtgccttgtacacaactgagcctgggttcagtcttcagcatccttgagcactgccaggaatgaccccttagTGCAGTCAGGACTGACctgtgagcaccactgagtggtcccaaattataaaaatatttcagttacctctctttcttttcttgggggggcacacccggccacacttgggttactcctgacactgcattcagaaattgtccctgacaggctcaagaaaccatatgggatccggggTCGCAGTgtataaggcaaaagccctactgctgtgctctctcttcggccccagttATCTCTGTTTTAACAAGTCAAGTACAAAGCTCAGCTGCTGTTGTTGACTAAAATACTGCAATTTTTCAAATTCAGGCAAAGACTCACTGACGTTAGTGTTTGTGGAGACCAAAAAGGGTGCAGATTCTCTGGAGGACTTCTTGTACCATGAAGGATATGCTTGTACCAGTATCCATGGAGACAGATCTCAGAGAGATCGAGAAGAGGCCCTTCACCAGTTCCGTTCAGGAAAAAGTCCAATCTTGGTGGCTACAGCAGTATGTATATTATGGTCTCACCCTTTTTCAAGTTCAGTCAGTGATTTACTTTTTTAAGTGAGCTGTGTATGACAGATGTTATCTTCCAGGTAGCAGCAAGAGGATTGGACATATCAAATGTGAAACATGTTATCAATTTTGACTTACCAAGTGATATTGAAGAATATGTACATCGCATAGGCCGTACAGGACGTGTGGGAAACCTTGGTAAGTAAGAGGTTGCTTAATGTTCATTTTTCTACCATGCTGCATATATGCATGGGGAAGAGATCTTTTAAATACTAGCTGTCAAGTCTGctttaggtttttttgggggttgggggtcacacctgacagcactcagggaccatatgttatgccgagaatcaaactcaggtctgtcctggggtcaggtgcatgcaagcaaatgccctaccattgtgctttctctccggccccaaagtctgtttttgttgttttttgaatTTATGTAGAAATGTAAAGACTTAACGCTTCTCAATGGGAGACCTAATAATGTACTTTTGGAACTGTTTTAGGCCTTGCCACCTCATTCtttaatgaaagaaatgcaaatattaCCAAGGATTTGCTGGATCTTCTTGTTGAAGCCAAGCAGGAGGTGCCGTCTTGGTTAGAAAGCATGGCTTATGAGCACCACTACAAGGGAGGCAGTCGTGGGAGATCCAAGAGGTAAAGCACCAGATGCTGTGTGCTGTGTCCACTAAAACTTGAAGGCTCTAACATGCTCAATTACCCCAGGCTGCCTTGATCATTTGGGTAAAGGGTACATGTTAAGTTCATGTCAGCTCTTGACTACTAAGGCCTTTCAGATCcttgaaagaatgaagaaaataggTCTGGGACAGGCTTGGGAAGCTCTAAAAGGAATTGGGGCTGTGGAGTGAGATTTCATCTCAGTTTTTTTGCCCTTTTAGTAGTCGATTCAGTGGAGGATTTGGTGCCCGGGACTATCGACAAAGCAGTGGTGCCAGTAGCTCCAGCTTCAGTAGTAGCCGTGCAAGCAGCAGCCGCAGTGGTGGCGGAGGCCATGGGGGCAGCAGAGGATTTGGAGGAGGtgatgttgatttttgtttttgatccttGTAGTGAACAAACAGGCTGGGAGGAGGAGGGTTTAACCTCCCTAGATAGTCTTTTACAATGACTGACTCAATTTCTTTTGGCATTTCTTAATTTAGGTGGCTATGGAGGCTTTTACAACAGCGATGGATACGGAGGGAACTACAACTCCCAGGGGGTTGACTGGTGGGGTAACTGAACCTGCTTTGTAGTAGGTCATCCTGCCAAACAAGCTAATATGGAAACCACATGTAACTTAGCCAGACTATACCTTGTGTAGCTTCAAGAACTCGCAGTACATTACCAGCTGTGATTCtccactgaaattttttttttaagggagctCAAGGTCACATGAAAAGATGAAAGGAACCATCAGCAGCCCTGTTCAGAAGTGGTTTGAAGACTTCATTGCTGTAGTTTGGATTAACTCTCCTCCCGCCAAGCCCCATCCCAAACTGCATTTATAATTTTGTGACTGAGGATCATTTGTTTGTTAATGTACTGTGCCTTTAACTTTAgacaactttttattttgatgtccTGTTGGCTCAGTAATGCTCAAGATACCAATTGTTTTGACAAAATAAATTTACTGAACTTGGGCTAAAATCAAACCTTGGCACACAGGTGTGATACAACTTAACAGGAATCATGATTCATCCATAAATATTATAAGGAAAAAACTTATGTGGTAGCCTGCATTAGGGCTTTTTGATACTTgcagattgggaaaaaaacaacaaatgtctTGAAGCATATTAATGGAATTAGTTTCTAATGTGGCAAATTGTATTAAGTTAAAATTCTGATTTGCTCACTCTATCCTGGATAGGTATTTAGAACCTGATAGTCTTTAAACAAGCCATTCCAGTCATGACGAGGTGATGTATGAATACATGCATACATTCAAAGCACTGTTTTCAAAGTTAATGCAAGTAAATACAGCAATTCCTCTTTCAATGTTTAGGCAGATCATTAACCATGAGCTAGCCAAATGTGGGCATATTATTACAGGGAAAGTTTAAAGGTCTGATAACTTGAAATAGGTTTTTAGGAGAATTCATCTACTTAGACTTTTTAAATGCCTGCCATAAGTGAAATTGAAATGGTAGAATGGCTGACCACAGCAATGACCAGCCCTCATTGGGGCCCTGGATGATTTTTGGTCTAATAACGCATGCTAGTGTTGATGTTTTTTGGTCAAGAGGGTATGAACAGGAAGAATTAATGCAGCAGGCTTTATTTTAAATGCCGATTCACATTACTCTGTTCAAGCTGCGTTGAGATGTTAAACTGGCTTACTATAGACTTTAtaaaaaaggctccagaagagTAACTGAAATCTTTGAGATCACACAGGTTGGAAATATGTACATAACTGCACAAGGTGTCAATTCTGCTAAACAGTGCAGTTTTAGTCAGTTTTAGTTGCATAGGTTTCCATTGTATTTATAGTCTTGTTTATGCTAAATCTGGCCAAAGATGAGCATTGTCCACCACTAAAATGCCTCTGCCACTTTGAATTCTGGGCTAATTTTTTGGCCAGAATGCAGTGATCAAAACACTCAAACTTTTTACAGTGGCACAGGAAGACTGGCAAAAATTTCCTAAAGTGCAATAGATTTTCAAGTGTATTGTGCCTTGTTCTAAAACTTTTATTAAGTAGGTGCACTTGACAGTATTGAGGTCATTTGTTATGGTGCTATTTCAATTAGTCTAGGTTTAGGCCCTTGTACATTTTGCCCATAACTTTTTACAAAATACTTCTTTTATTGCACATTcagagaattttatatatatgtctTGTGTGCGTGTCCTTAAACTTCCAATCTTATTTTGTCTCTTGGAGATTGTTGAACGCAGCTTGTCTAGGAAGGGGATGGGAGTATTAGATTCTAAAATTTATTCGGGACCATGGGAATGATAGTTGGGAAGAAAACTATTTGCACACGACAGATTTCTAGATACTTTTTGCTGCTagttttatgtaatatttattgaacattttgacaaatatttatttttgtaagccTAAAAGTGATTCTTTGAAAGTTTAAAGAAACTTGACCAAAAGACAGTACAAAAACACTGGCACTTGAATGTTGAATGTCACCGTATGCGTGAAATTATATATTTCGGGGTAGTGTGAGCTTTTAATGTTAAGTCATATTAAACTCTTAAGTCAAATTAAGCAGACCCGGCATTGGCGGTGTAGCCATAACTTTCTGAtgttagtaaaaacaaaattggcGACTTGAAATTAAATCATGCCAAGGTTTTGATACACTTGTCTTAAGATATTAATGAAAACACTTCAAAACACTGATATGAAGTGTCCAGATTCTCAGATGTTTGTTGCGTGAGTTTTGTTTagttgtgtgtattttttttccagtgaATGTCTGGCACATTGCAATCCTCAAACATGTGGTTATATTTGTTGTATTGGCATAATCAGTGGCTTGTACATTCAGCGATAGCATTTGAGCAAGTTTTACCGCAAACACACACTTTCAGTTAATAAATAAGGTTCCAAAATTACTTGAGTGGATTTAAACTTGCTGAATGTAAAGATTGAACTTCAAGCCACTGTAGCTTTAGTAATTGCTTATTGTATTAGTTTAGATGCTAGCACTGCATGTGCTGTGCATAttctgattttattaaaataaaaagttgaactGCACAGTCTCGTTTTCAGTTGTGGTTTATAACTAGAGGTGAAAATAAAGTTGTGCTCTTGCCTGTAGAATTGTAAGATGTAATTTTTTGTGGTCCATTGTTAAAATCGGGATGGGATGTATGTTTTACGGAGACGAGTTAATTTATATAATCAAGTATTCCTACTTGATAAAGATAAGTGTTTGGATAATGTGctaaaagggtttttttttaaaagagtggATGGAAATCTTTAAAATCACGAGTTACAGGTTAGTTAGAATACAAAGCAGTTATATATGGGTAACATTCCTCTTTGGAGGGAGGGCACAATACCTGGCTCACTCAGGAGTACTCTGTGGAATCTGACCATATGGGGTTACTGGTGGGATCAATCAACCTAGGCGGTCGTGCAAGGccaattccctacctgctgtactatctagtCCAGGAGCCTTGTTTTATTAGAGGTAAAAGTCAAATGAATGGGGCTGAGGATGTGGCTTGGGTGGGTAGACCCCACAAAtgcccagggtttgattcccactgcACATAAATGTGCTAATACCTTTAAGTAGTAAGTATTTATTGTTGGGGAATCCACAATACCACAATATACTGTGAGGATGAATGAAATGTCCTGGGCACCAGCTAAATCTTCCTTGTTAGGATTTCGGGTTCCCTTTGGTACCTGACATTTCTGTACCCTGGTGCAAGATTGTACCAATCAACACCTGATGTGACAATCATGACTGAATAGCCAAAGTACAAGTTAGGTGCGAATCATACAAAATTGCTTTtggtgtttattttggggggtgttgggtcacacctggctgtgctcagaggttactcctggcaggctcgggggataagatgggatgccgggatttgaacattCACCTCCCTCCACTCTAGGTGCTTTTTTTCATCTATTTGGCCATATGACCCTGTGACCCTTGGGGCTAACTTACagttctgctcagagatcacttgtaatggtgtgtcagggatcaaacctgggtcagctgcttactaAGCAAGCCCCCATCCACTgtacatttgttttggggccatccctggCAGCActaggcatactcctggctctgcaaccagaaatcactcctggcaggctctggaccatatgggatactagtgATTGAACCCCATTGGCcgtgcacaaggcaagtgccctacctgctatgctatcactctggcctctacttttttttttttttttggttttttttgggccacaccctgtgacgctcaggggttactcctggctatgcgctcagaagttgctcctggcttcttgggggaccatatgggacgccgggggatcgaaccgcggtccatcctaggctagcgcaggcaaggcaggcaccttacctccagcgccaccgcccggcctctggCCTCTACTTAATGGTAGTTTTACACATCATTTAAATGCCCTATATTTCAGGTTACTTTAATATTCTGCTAAGGTTAAGGT from Suncus etruscus isolate mSunEtr1 chromosome X, mSunEtr1.pri.cur, whole genome shotgun sequence includes these protein-coding regions:
- the DDX3X gene encoding ATP-dependent RNA helicase DDX3X, whose amino-acid sequence is MSHVAVENALGLDQQFAGLDLNSSDNQSGGSTVSKGRYIPPHLRNREATKGFYDKDSSGWSSSKDKDAYSSFGSRGDSRGKSSFFSDRGSGSRGRFDDRGRSDYDGGRGDRSGFGKFERGGNSRWCDKSDEDDWSKPLPPSERLEQELFSGGNTGINFEKYDDIPVEATGNNCPPHIESFSDVEMGEIIMGNIELTRYTRPTPVQKHAIPIIKEKRDLMACAQTGSGKTAAFLLPILSQIYADGPGEAVRAMKENGRYGRRKQFPISLVLAPTRELAVQIYEEARKFSYRSRVRPCVVYGGADIGQQIRDLERGCHLLVATPGRLVDMMERGKIGLDFCKYLVLDEADRMLDMGFEPQIRRIVEQDTMPPKGVRHTMMFSATFPKEIQMLARDFLDEYIFLAVGRVGSTSENITQKVVWVEDGDKRSFLLDLLNATGKDSLTLVFVETKKGADSLEDFLYHEGYACTSIHGDRSQRDREEALHQFRSGKSPILVATAVAARGLDISNVKHVINFDLPSDIEEYVHRIGRTGRVGNLGLATSFFNERNANITKDLLDLLVEAKQEVPSWLESMAYEHHYKGGSRGRSKSSRFSGGFGARDYRQSSGASSSSFSSSRASSSRSGGGGHGGSRGFGGGGYGGFYNSDGYGGNYNSQGVDWWGN